The DNA sequence GGTCActgcttccctctccctccccccctgtaGGTGGcgctggagaggaggggaagcgAATGACTCGGTCTGGAATGGTCTCGGGTTCCTGGCAGCACCGGCTGAAGCTGCAGCTCTTCCTCAAGGCCTCCAAAGCGTTCTACGTGCTGGCTGACGCCGCCAACAACCTGCTCAAATACGGACGAGCGCTACGCTACATAAAACTAGCCCTGCAGTGCcatggtgagcacacacacacacacacacacacacaccttcaaagtATTCTACTTGCCAATGAAAAGAAGGATGGTGGACTGGGCCAGCCAATCACGTTAAAGGATGTAGAACTGGAACAGAAAAAAGAGCCAATCAGTGTAAGGTGGTGCATTAATGCAGAAGCTTTTTGGTTTCTGcaggaagaagtgtgtgtgtgtgtgtgtgtgtgtgtgtgtgcagatgcatACTGCTCCATCAGCAGTGGTCTGTCTCCGCGGGTGCTGCTGTTCCAtagtcagtgtctgtgtctgtgtggggacgtgcatacagtatctaatgtgtgtgtgtgtgtgtgtgtgtgtgtgtgtgtgtgtgtgtgtgcagatgcatACTGCTCCATCAGCAGTGGTCTGTCTCCGCGGGTGCTGCTGTTCCAtagtcagtgtctgtgtctgtgtggggacGTGCatatctaatgtgtgtgtgtgtgtgtgtgtgtgtgtgtgcagatgcgtACTGCTCCATCAGCAGTGGTCTGTCTCCGCGGGTGCTGCTGTTCCAcagtcagtgtctgtgtctgtgcgggGACGTGCAGCTGATGCTGGCCCAGAACGCCTCCAACCGGGCCGCCTACCTGGAGGAGTACCAGTACCAGACCCAGGACCACCAGGAGCTGCTGCACTGCCTGCACCGCGAGAGCAGCTGCCaaggtactgtacacacacatacacacacacacacacacacacacacacacacatacacacacacacacacacacacacacatacatacacacacacacacatatatacacacacacacacacacacacatatatgcacacacagactcacactcacacacacatatacacacatacacacacctttactTACCTGTCTGACACAGGACCTCTCTCTGGTGCAGTAGGTGTGTATGTAACATTTTCCGTATTTTCTGTTGCAACTGACTTGACCACCCTGTActcatgctctgtgtgtgtgtgtgtgtgtgtgtgtgtgtgtgtgtgtgtgtgtgtgtgtgtgtgtgtgtgtgtgtgtgtgtgtgtgtgtgtgtgtgtgtgtgtgtgtgtgtgtgtgtgtgtgtgtgtgtgtgtgtgtgtgtgtgtgtgtgtgtgtgtgtgtgtgtgtgtgtgtgtgtgtgtgtagcattttCTGTAGCGACTGACCTGAGTGGAGATTGCGAGTACCAGCTCTTCGTCAGCTGCAAGTGTTACGAGGCGGCTTATGACCTTTTGACCTCCGAGGCGCTGATGTCAGGGGCCTTGGCCGAGGTTGCCGAGCAACAggggacacacacgcgcaaacgcCTCGGCAACATCCGCAATGAGCTCGGAGTCTTCTATATGAACCAGGCCGCCACCCTGCAGAACGAGaaagagggtgagtgtgtgtgtgtatgtgcatgaataATTGCAGAAGGAGTGTGTCtggctgtctctgtctgtctgtctctctctgtgtgggcaGAAGTCCAGGATGAGGGTGGGCTTCTGCAGGCTTCAGacactcgctcacactctctcacgcgctctctctctcgcacacacacacacactctcatggtTTCCTGGTCCACTCCCAGGgcggcgtggtgtgtgtggtgcggagcAGGAGCTTTGGCGGCGTAGCTTCTCGTGCTTTGAGAAGGGCCTgctggactacacacacacacacacacacacacacacacacacacacacatacacacacttactcgctctctccctcccagggcggcgtggtgtgtgtggggcggatCAGGAGCTCTGGAGGCGGAGCTTCTCGTGCTTTGAGAAGGGCCTGctggacttcacacacacacacacacacacacacacacacacacacacacacacacacacacacactctctcttactcactctctccctcccagggcggcgtggtgtgtgtgctgcggaTCAGGAGCTGTGGAGGCGGAGCTTCTCGTGCTTTGAGAAGGGCCTGCTGGACTTCCAGGCCATCCGTGACGTGACCAACACGGCGCTGCTGCAGTGCAACATGGGACGCCTCATGCGCATCTGCGCCCAGgcccacagccaatcagatcagccCGGCCACGGAGAGTTCTCACCAGAGGAGGCGCTCTACTAcaacaaggtaacacacactcacactcacactcacactcacactcacactcacactcacactcacactcacactcacactcacactcacactcacactcacacacacacacacacacactcacacacaaatatatatgcgcacacatacacacacaaatgcatactgCAATACACACATCTTTCACACTgtgcttcccccctctctccttctctctctctctctccctctctctctcctcatctctctccccccctctctctctccactctctctcatctctcgctctctctccttctcccccccccccccctctctctcctcatctctctctctctccctctctctccttcgctctccctctctctaggcTGTGGACTATTACACGCGTGCATTATCGGTGTTGGGCAGTAGGGGGAGCCATGCTGCAGTGTGGGACTCAGTCAACTGGGAGCTCTCCACCACCTACTTCACCCTGGCCACCTTACTGCAGGACCACGCCCCACTGTCCAGAAAAGCACAggaacaggtacacacacacacacatacacacacacacacacacacacacacacacacacacacacacacacacactgacacatatacACTTTCCGACTTCCCAGCAATCATGTCATCTTTATTCTGTCTGATTCTGGAGCTATCaataaaagagtgtgtgtgtgtgtgtgtgtgtgtgtgtgtgtgtgtgtgtgtgtgtgtgtgtgtgtgtgtgtgtgtgtgtgtgtgtgtgtgtgtgtgtgtgtgtgtgtgtgtgtgtgtgtgtgtgtgtgtgtgtgtgtgtgtgtgtgtgtgtgtgtgtgtgtgtgtgtgtgtgtgtgtgcaggtggagaaggaggtAACTGAGGCCATGCTGAAGTCTCTGCGTTACTGTGACCTTGATACTCCGTCTCCTCGGCAACCTCTCTACCAGTACCGAGCAGCCACCATCCACCACAGACTGGCCTCAATGTACCACAGCTGCTACCgcaaccaggtacacacacacacatgcatacatacacacacacacacacacacacatttaccacaGTTGTTACCgcaaccaggtacacacacacacacacacatgcatacatacacgcacacacatttaccacaGCTGTTACCGcaaccagatacacacacaaatacacacacacacacacacacacacacacatacagtacacatgcacgcTCCCTTTCCCCCATCTCCTCTTCACCTGCTGATGTTGGCCTCTGCCAGTACTCTTAAACactacaacacatacacacacacacacacacacacacacacacacacacacacacacacacacacacacacacacacacacacacacacacacacacacatttataaagCGCCTTAGAAATCAAATAGAAATGTGtcatgaacatgtgtgtgtgtgtgtgtgtgtgtgcaggtggggaGTGAAGGGCTGCGTAAGCAGCACCGTTCGCAGGCGGAGCTTCACTACAGTCGGGCGTCGGCGCTCTTCCTCAGCCTTAGCCACACCCCCTGTGAGCTACTGCGGACACTGCTGGAGAGAGTGGCCTTCATCCAGTTCAccacttcaggtgtgtgtgtgtgtgtgtgtgtgtgtgtgtgtgtgccctcatcCAGTTCAccacttcaggtgtgtgtgtgcacgtgcgcgtgtgtttttgtgtgtctctctgttcattcatatctgtgtgtgtgtgtgtgtgtgtgtgtgtgtgtgtgtgtgtgtgtgtgtgtttcagctcagAGCAGTGCTGCTGTGAAGCTGAAGACTCTTACAGGAGCTTTAGAAGTCATGTGTGACACACGCCACGCCTTCAACCGCATACACAAggagctgcaggtacacacacacacacacacacacacaggcacgctaTGCCTTCAACTGCATACACAAGCtgcagcacacgcacacacacaccatggcttCGACCACATACACAAGGAactatagatacacacacacacacatacacacacacacacacacacacacacacacacacacacacacacacacacgtgcaccacACTACGTCTTCAACCACATACACAAGGAGCTTCAtgttgacacactcacacactcacatacatatttatattGAACCTCTACATACACCATCTAATCAAATGCCTGCAGGACAACAGTGTGCTCAGTGGCAGTTTATAtgtttctaagtgtgtgtgtgtgtgtgtgtgtgtgtctgtgtgtgtgtctgtgtgtgtgtctgtgtgtgtgtctgtgtctgtgtctgtgtctgtgtctgtgtgtatgttgggggaTGTTCTGGTTCAGGATGCACCATTAGAAGATTCCGCAGGTTCAGCCGATGGTGACGATGACTCCTCAGGTCTAAACAAAGAGGAAGTGATGCGTTTGATTGGCGTCTTCGAGCCAAGCCTTTCCTTCCTGCTACTGCAACTCATCAAGCTGAGCAGCAAACGCAAgagcaggtaaacacacacacacacacacacacacacacacacacacacacacacacacacacacacacacacacacacacacattcatggtcAAACGTATACCTGTCCATAATATCAAAGTTGTATTATCATAATGTCCCTCACTGCCCATGGCTGGTATACTAATTggctttcctgtgtgtgtgtgtgtgtgtgtgtgtgtgtgtgtgtgcagtgggcaggaagaggagagtgtgtgtgtgtacaggaaggTGTACTCGTCTCTTCTGCGAGCAGAGAAGGAGGCCCCGTTGGTGGAGCGTATCGCCCTCTATCTGCAGCTGCTGGAACAGCTCAcaggagactcacacacaccacagagtgacacacactcagaaacttaagcaaacacacacacacacacacacacacacacacacacacacacacacacacacacacgctaaagggtcaccatcacacacacacacacacacacacacacacacacacacacacacacacaccagtgacatCCATGCATATAGGCTCagtacagtgacacacacattctctctctgacacacacacaaaaacacacacacacacacacacacacacacacttacacagatgTTCTCAGGGAAGCGGCTGGCTGGGGTTGCCCCGGCTCTGTTCTCTGACTGACTTCACCAGTGTTGCCTTACCCTGACCCCTGACTCTTGACTCTTGACTCTTGACTCTATGATCCCCTGCGCTGGAGTCACCTGCAGGAGCATCCCTCTTGTCTACCAGTAGAGGGGGCGCGTCTGCTTTTAATTTCCGCCTCTGTGGAGGACCGTACGTGTGAATGAAGCTTTAGGTTTGGATCTGTGCAATAGACTGATGTGAACAGACTCATAATAAACACAATGTGTTGTTTTCACCCTTGTCATTGTCTTCTTAATTCATACATTTGTTGGTTGACCTGTGCTTACATTTAGAGCTAATAGTTCCAACAGGGATTCTTGAATCTTAGGCCAGGCATACAttatgttatggtaatatatatatatattttttatcattattacattttaaataattCACAAAGACAAACGATCAAGTCCTCATGcactttttattcattttaaatTAGTCCATAGAGCTACATTATTTGTACACAAGATAACACACAACACtcctctagaatctttggtggtTACTCTCCTATTCTAGAGCGCTCCGTCCGCTTCAAGATCTTCTTTGGTTACTGTAGTAACCTCTAGCATGTCTGTGTTCGCGTTTTCTACACTAAATAGTGCTAACTTTATTTTGTGAAGACATTTTTTTATTTCGTGAAGACATTTCCGCATCCTCTGTCAGGTTGTTGACTGGTAGTTTGTTACATATGACACATCCAGGTGAGGTTCAATCTCAGTTTCTAACTAACTAATGAAAAGAAGGTTAGCTTCCTAACGGAGGTTCGCTATCccataacgttagctagctgctaTAGCCATTCAATAACTTCGTGAACGCTAAGACTGCCATTTATACTGCGGGTGTGTTGCTCAGGTACGTTATCATGATGCTGTACGTGGATAGAGCACCCAATTGAGAATTGCCGTTTTTAGCCTAAGACTATTCCTCACCTCAGATGCATTTGCCCTGGAGCCTGCTGGATATTGACAACGGGGAAATCTAACTGGTCGTTCGTTTTTCCTAAAGACGTGTTGTGATTTTGGTTATGCTTTCCTGGATAGTGTATCAGAAGTCAGCAATGTTCCCCCACTCTGCGCCACCCATTGTTGGAAAGGtaagtcaggtgtgtgtgagtgtgtgaagtggaTACCGTATGTGGGGTTATCTGATACTccattccaacacacacacacacacacacaaagacactctctcacacatgtaccctttctgtcacacactctctctcacatacacatacacacacacaaaccctctctctcacacacacacacacacacacacacacattttcttacacactcctgtgtcaGGTGAGCCACCACAGCATTGAGCTGAGTTGGGGTGGCGAGGGAGGGGGAATGCGGTCTGGCCCCCCCGAACACTGGATCCGCTACAGCGTGGAGGAGCTGGACCcgaaaacacacacctacagcacCATCTacacgtgagtacacacacacacccacctacaGCACCATCTACACGTGAGtagggcctacacacacacacacacacacacacctacagcacCATCTgcacgtgagtacacacacacacacacacacacacacatacacacctatagCACCATCTacacgtgagtacacacacacacacacctacagcacCATCTacacgtgagtacacacacacacacacacacacacacacacctacagcacCATCTacacgtgagtacacacacacacacacacacacacacagcaccatctaCACgtgagtacactacacacacatacacacgcattcTACACCCCTGTCTACACTATACACACCATCCACCAACATCCATCCACTAAACACCATCCACCAACATCCATACACTAAATCCACCTAAAGTACCATTTACTTGCAATTTATCTGCCAGGAACATCTTCAGAAATGTTCATGCTCTGCCAATGCCGATTCCAACATTCTTAAGCTGTAACCTGCCAATACCGATGTCACACCAGTAATATtgtgcattcttttttttttttttttaaagtatattttttgggcttttttgcctttattcataggacagtgaagagcgagacaggaaacaagtgggagagagagatggggtgggattgggaaatgaccgcaggtcggactcgaacctgggtccccgtgggcacttggacccgtatgtggtatgagcgctgtagcctgttgtgccacagcgccccccataTTGTGCATTCTTAATTGATATGTTTCTGtgtcgtgtgtctgtgtctgtgtctgtgtcgtgtgtcgtgtgtctgtgtctgtgtgtgtgtgtgtgtgcgtgcgtttgcgcgcgtgtgtgtgtgtgtgtgtgtgtgtgtgtgtgtgtgtgtgtgtgtgtgtgtgtgtgtgtgtgtgtgtgtgtgtgtgtgtgtgtgtgtgtgtgtgtgtgtaggggataCAGCCAGCACTACGCTGTTGAAGGTCTGACCCCCAGCACTTCCTATAAGTTCCGTCTGCGAATTACATCACCATCAGGCCAGAGCAGTCtcagtgcagctgtgtgtgccagcaccacacgtatgcacacacgtacacacacacacacacacacttgcttacaTATACACATGGGGCCAGATCAGTCAGAATACAGCTGGGTGTGTCAGcaccacactctcatacacacacacacacacacactccacccattGACTATCAGAGTCTTAATGCACATCTAggcactctacacacactcacatattcacagcaTGGCCTCTCACACACGTAAAGGTATATTAATTCACCTGTAATCtcatagactgtgtgtgtgtgtgtgtgtgtgtataacaggtGAGCCGATGAGTGGTAAAAATCTTCATCAAGCTGTGAACATGAATGATGAGGAGGAGCTGAGCAGAGTTCTCCAGTCAGGGTGAGGTGTGGAGAAATAAGAGACGATTGGTCCAGAAAAAGCAGTTTGTCGAGCACACTTAGAAGCCATCGGTCATTGCTGGGCTGCCTGACCAGTGATCACAGCCCCCTGCAGTAACTGCCCCCTGCATCacaagagcgtgtgtgtgtgtgtgtgtgtgtgtgtgtgtgtgtgtgtgtgtgtgtgtgtgtgtgtgtgtgtgtgtgtgtgtgtgtgtgtgtgtgtgtgtgtgtgtgtgtgtgtgtgtgtgtgtgtgtgtgtgtgtgtgtgtgtgtgtgtgtgtgtgtgtgtgtgtgtgagagtgtgtgtgcgtgcgtgcgtgcgtgcgtgtgtgtgctctagtGACAAGCTGTGCACTTACTCTTATATCAGTAATCATATCAGTATGTTTGAATCTGTGCTCttgtaagctgtgtgtgtgtgtgtgtgtgtgtgtgtgtgtgtgtgtgtgtgtgtgtgtgtgtttgcaggacagtggatgtaaatgtgtgtgataaACTCAGCTTCACTCCTCTAATGGTTGCTGCTCAGAAGGGCTACGCAAggtactctctctccatctctctctctctctccatctctctctcttcatcgctctctcttcatcgctctctcttcatctctctctccatctctctctctctctctctctctctcttcaaattcaaattcattgtgctttattggcatgactgttgaggttacaatattgccaaagcattacaagtaataataataataataataatagcaataataataataataataacaataataaacacaACTTAAAACAGGTGacaataatagtaattataagggggggggggaagaggagaaagaaaaaatagacaaataaatataaagataaaataaagataagaaaaataataaacaaaggGGGTGGAATCACTGGCTTACGGTTGCATTTCGTCTTTCGTGACAGGCTAATACAAATTTTGCAGCTGTCAGTGTGATTTCTGGAATTTCACCTAGGAAATATTGAAGTTTGCCCTCATTATCTTTACTTAAAATGTCAGGGTGTGTGCCACTAACTTTGGTGAGGAAGGTTTCCCTGAGGTCTTTATAATATTGGCATTCGGATAAAAAAATGCAGCTCTGTTTCTATTTTACTATCTTGGCAGTGGTGACACAGCCTGGCCTCTCTAGGTAACCAGGTCTGTTTCCTTCTGCCTATTTCAATATTGAGGTTGTGCTCACTGAGTCTATACATTGTCAATATTTTGGATAGTTTTGTGTCATTGAGATTTTTTAGGTATGGGGCCAATTCATATTTGTGATTGATACTAAGGTAACAATCAAGTTTATGCTGGGTTTTCGTTATTTCTGTCCAATatgatatatatttttctttttctttttctatgaTACCATTTGGATGAATTTTACTTACTAATTGTATGGAATCTTTTTTAGTTTTGGACATCGTCAAATTAATTGGAGTGAGATTGCTGTGCTTTATAATGAATTGATTTAGGGGACTCTTCTCTATGTTTAATTCTGTGCTTTTTAGGGCTTTATAATGTATTGAGTTGGGGTCACTAAATTGTATGTGTTTCCAAAATTTTAgaattctttttttaattttgataATTAATGGGAACTGGCCCAgttcagccctgcagccattatGCGGGGTATTTCTGTGGACTTTGAGAATCCTTTTACAGAAATCAGTGTGAAGGGCTTCGATTGGGTGTTTTTCCCAGTCTGCGAATTCATATTTTGAAAGTGGTCCCCATATTTCGCACCCATAGAGGGCAATAGGTTCGATGACTTGTTTGAACATTTTCAACCATATTTTTATCGGAATATTGGCTTGAATTGACTTTTTGATAGCATATAAAGATCTTTGTGCTTTTTCTTTCAGGTTTTTTACTGCCAAATCAAATTTTCCTGTTGAGTTTATGGAGATTCCTAAATAAGTGTATTCTTGTGTTTGTTCGATTACTTCTTTGCCAATTGAAAAATTTGtaattttgttatttttgttttttctttggaACACTACAACTTTTGTCTTTTTCAAGTTCACCTTTAGTGACCAATTTTCCGCGAATTTTTCTAGAATATTCATGCTATTTTGCAGGCTTACCTCATCTGGTGCTATAAGGACTAGGTCATCTGCATAGAGAAGACATTTTACCTCTGTAATAATTTTACACCAGGGTCTGTGGATTGTTGAATTTTGATGGCCAATTCATCAATGTATAGATTAAATAGCATTGGGCTAATTGCACAGCCTTGGCGGACACCACGgtgttgggggaaaaaatctgtTTGCATATTTCCAATCTTGACTGCACATTCGCTTGAGGAATACATTGATTTTATTACGTCATATGTTCGCCCACCAACCACATAATCTAATAATTTGTAGAGGAGACCTTTGTGCCACACTGTATCAAACGCTTTCTGGAAATCAACAAAGCAAGTGAATAATTTGATTTGTTTATCAATTATAGTGTGTAATGTAAAAATGTGATCTGAGGTCCTGTGGTTTGGGAGGAATCCAATTTGTGCTTTGTTTAGTatgttgtgtctctctcttcatctctctctccatctcatcctATGAGTTTTCCAGTCTGTCCTTCAAACTTATGCAAGTTGCCATGGAGTGCAATCTCTTTAtctagatctctctctctctctctcactctgtccatcTACCACTCCTTCTCTGCTGGTCTCTTTCTCCACACTGCTCTATTTATGTTCAGGATGTTTTGTAAAGTAATGCGCAGACATGTCGGTGGTGTTTTGATTGACAGGCCACTGTTTTTTGATTGATAGGTTAGTTCACATGTTGGTGGAACATGGAGCTGATGTGCTGATGAAGAACAGCAGTGGaaaagacaggtgtgtgtgtgtgtgtgtgtgactttatcATGACTTTAACATTTTTGTGTGAATAATACCTCTGTgaaattcagattcagattaaTCAAAGTGTTtggtctctttgtgtgtttgtgtgtgtgtgtgtgtgtgtatttctgtgcatgttgtgtgtatctctgtgtgtgttgtgtatgtgcgtgtgtgtgtgtatgtgtgtgtgtgtgtgtgtgtgtatatgtgtgtgtgtgtgtgtgtgtgtgtgtgtgtgtgtgtgtgtgtgtgtgtgtgtatacgtgtgtgtgtgtgtgtgtgtgtgtgttccagtctgATGCTGGCGTGCTTCATGGGTCATGTGGACGTGGTGCGGTATCTGCGGGGCTtcgtgggggggtgggggcgcaGGGATGCGGGCGGCTGCACTCCTCTCCACCTGGCGGCCGACGGAGGAAACCTGCAGCTCATCACATACATGATACACACCGGAtgccaggtcagtgtgtgtgtgtgtgtctgtgtgtgtgttagctggaTGTGAGGGACAGCTCATTGTGGActcccctcgtgtgtgtgtgtgtatgtgtgtgagtgagggatgGGAGGCTGTAGTTCTCTCCGCTGGGCCCatttgtgcctttgtgtgtgtgtgtgtgtgtgtgtgtcagttggaTGTAAGGGACATCTCCCATTCCCATCTCCCATCTGCCATTCTCCTTCTGGCAGGGGGACTACCAATGGAAACTAGCCTTTTGGCTATAATTGGGtgcatttacattttctttgtaaaatgtcaattactgtacactgtccctctataacaaataaagttaataataataataataatcatctcACTGTGGActcccctcgtgtgtgtgtgtgtgtgtgtgtgtgtgtgtgtgtgtgtgtgtgtgtgtgttagttggaCGTAAGAGACAGTTCACTGTGGACTCccctcatgcgtgtgtgtgctctaagTGGGAACGCAGCCGTGGTGTCGCTGCTCATTAAAGCCGGAGCCGACGTCAACATCAGAGACAAGGATGGCAAGACACCACTGATggtatacacacgcacgcacacatgtacagacacacacagacacacacacagaagcacgcacaaacacacacagaagcacgcacacacacacacacacacacacatagttatcCACGCATTCGCTTGCCTAACACTCAAATGCACATACGCTCTCTTAACACTCAACATGCTCATTtgtgcacatgctcacacacacaccctgttcagCTTTATCACTTTGACtccacctggtgtgtgtgtgtgtcaggttgcTGTCCTGAACAATCATGAAGAGCTGGTGAAGCTGCTTCTGGACAGTGGGGCAGATTATCATGTCAAGAacgaggtaacacacacacacacacacacacacacacacatttatacacacacatgcatatgcacatttatacacacatatacacacgtgtacacatttATGCACACAGATGTTTATGGTGTTTTCACATGGAAATTTATTTCCAGTTTGGATCCGGAGCTGCGGAGATGGCCAAGGCATTTGGGAGAGAGGTAATGTCTTGCTCCAGTATAGGTAATGTcttaagggctgttcacaccaacaACGATAGCTATAAGTTATAACGATAActaaaaacaaagcaatacaagtgttcacactgaccaatgataaaaaaaaaagtctctccttgtgttaataAATTTGaaggctaaaatgtgatgggttctgattggctgttagctttttatcgttctgaaagtgatccccaatgatatcattcttcatgtcAATATCGTTGTAGTTTATGTATGAAcatcgtcattcatattaacgagagcaatATTTGTtcatagttatcgttatagttattgttgttggtgtgaacagcccttaacTCCACTATAGGTAATCTCTTACTCCACAATAGGTAATCTCTTACCCCACAATAGGTAATCTCTTACCCCACTATGGGTAATGTCTTACTCCACTATAGGTAATGT is a window from the Sardina pilchardus chromosome 18, fSarPil1.1, whole genome shotgun sequence genome containing:
- the LOC134063987 gene encoding fibronectin type 3 and ankyrin repeat domains protein 1-like isoform X2 translates to MTHPVYQKSAMFPHSAPPIVGKVSQVSHHSIELSWGGEGGGMRSGPPEHWIRYSVEELDPKTHTYSTIYTGYSQHYAVEGLTPSTSYKFRLRITSPSGQSSLSAAVCASTTREPMSGKNLHQAVNMNDEEELSRVLQSGTVDVNVCDKLSFTPLMVAAQKGYARLVHMLVEHGADVLMKNSSGKDSLMLACFMGHVDVVRYLRGFVGGWGRRDAGGCTPLHLAADGGNLQLITYMIHTGCQLDVRDSSLWTPLMRVCALSGNAAVVSLLIKAGADVNIRDKDGKTPLMVAVLNNHEELVKLLLDSGADYHVKNEFGSGAAEMAKAFGRENILSLLEGRRIS
- the LOC134063987 gene encoding fibronectin type 3 and ankyrin repeat domains protein 1-like isoform X4, which gives rise to MTHPVYQKSAMFPHSAPPIVGKVSHHSIELSWGGEGGGMRSGPPEHWIRYSVEELDPKTHTYSTIYTGYSQHYAVEGLTPSTSYKFRLRITSPSGQSSLSAAVCASTTREPMSGKNLHQAVNMNDEEELSRVLQSGTVDVNVCDKLSFTPLMVAAQKGYARLVHMLVEHGADVLMKNSSGKDSLMLACFMGHVDVVRYLRGFVGGWGRRDAGGCTPLHLAADGGNLQLITYMIHTGCQLDVRDSSLWTPLMRVCALSGNAAVVSLLIKAGADVNIRDKDGKTPLMVAVLNNHEELVKLLLDSGADYHVKNEFGSGAAEMAKAFGRENILSLLEGRRIS
- the LOC134063987 gene encoding fibronectin type 3 and ankyrin repeat domains protein 1-like isoform X3 is translated as MLSWIVYQKSAMFPHSAPPIVGKVSHHSIELSWGGEGGGMRSGPPEHWIRYSVEELDPKTHTYSTIYTGYSQHYAVEGLTPSTSYKFRLRITSPSGQSSLSAAVCASTTREPMSGKNLHQAVNMNDEEELSRVLQSGTVDVNVCDKLSFTPLMVAAQKGYARLVHMLVEHGADVLMKNSSGKDSLMLACFMGHVDVVRYLRGFVGGWGRRDAGGCTPLHLAADGGNLQLITYMIHTGCQLDVRDSSLWTPLMRVCALSGNAAVVSLLIKAGADVNIRDKDGKTPLMVAVLNNHEELVKLLLDSGADYHVKNEFGSGAAEMAKAFGRENILSLLEGRRIS
- the LOC134063987 gene encoding fibronectin type 3 and ankyrin repeat domains protein 1-like isoform X1 gives rise to the protein MLSWIVYQKSAMFPHSAPPIVGKVSQVSHHSIELSWGGEGGGMRSGPPEHWIRYSVEELDPKTHTYSTIYTGYSQHYAVEGLTPSTSYKFRLRITSPSGQSSLSAAVCASTTREPMSGKNLHQAVNMNDEEELSRVLQSGTVDVNVCDKLSFTPLMVAAQKGYARLVHMLVEHGADVLMKNSSGKDSLMLACFMGHVDVVRYLRGFVGGWGRRDAGGCTPLHLAADGGNLQLITYMIHTGCQLDVRDSSLWTPLMRVCALSGNAAVVSLLIKAGADVNIRDKDGKTPLMVAVLNNHEELVKLLLDSGADYHVKNEFGSGAAEMAKAFGRENILSLLEGRRIS
- the LOC134063987 gene encoding fibronectin type 3 and ankyrin repeat domains protein 1-like isoform X5, with product MRSGPPEHWIRYSVEELDPKTHTYSTIYTGYSQHYAVEGLTPSTSYKFRLRITSPSGQSSLSAAVCASTTREPMSGKNLHQAVNMNDEEELSRVLQSGTVDVNVCDKLSFTPLMVAAQKGYARLVHMLVEHGADVLMKNSSGKDSLMLACFMGHVDVVRYLRGFVGGWGRRDAGGCTPLHLAADGGNLQLITYMIHTGCQLDVRDSSLWTPLMRVCALSGNAAVVSLLIKAGADVNIRDKDGKTPLMVAVLNNHEELVKLLLDSGADYHVKNEFGSGAAEMAKAFGRENILSLLEGRRIS